From Paenibacillus graminis:
ACAGCCGCAGCTCCTCGTCCTGATCCCGGAGCAGGGAGAAGACGATGAGGTCGGATTGCAGCCGCACCGGGCCTTTGAATTCCTCCGGTGAGACGGATAGAACGCTGCAGGCATAGCCGTGCTGCACCAGCCGCGAGGCAATATGCTCGGCATCCCCCAGATATTGTGGAATAGTAGCGATCTGAAGGGGAATCGGCTGCATCTCTGGAGTACCGGGAGCAGAAGGCGATGCCGCTTCATTCAGACAGGACAGAAGGTCTGCGCGGAGCAGCGGATCGCTCAACGGTCCGTTTTTTTTCGTGTTGCAGGTGACAAACTTGCGCACATAGGACTCGGAATGAATCCGGCTCCAGGAGGAGGCATCCGCAGACGTCGGATTCGGGATGACATGAAAGGCAGAAACCGTATCCGGCTGCGCCTGCTCTATGCCGAAAGGAACATGTAGAATTTCCACACGGTCCAAGTGGGCCCGTCCCTGAAAGTAATAAGGGAAAACCTCAAGCACGCATAGCTCCTCGCTCATCTCCACCAGCTTGAAGGGTCCGGTGCCGGCCGGCCTCCGGCCAAAGGCACTCTCCGGCCCCGATTCCATATCACGCGGAACAATTGCCGCCCGGCTGGTGCACAGGAACGGAAGAAACAGCTCATTCGGCTTCCGCAGAACGATGCGCACCGTGGTTGAATTCAAGGCTTCCACCCCGGTGATTTCCTTGAAAATGGAACTGTACAGCGTCCGCTGCGAGGTCTGCATCAGCCGCTGCAGTGAATAGACTACATCCTCGGCGGACAGCACTTTTCCGTGGTGGAACAGAACCTCCTTGCGCAGATGAAACGTCCATTCGGTGCGGCTGCTATCCACATCCCAGGCGTGGGCCAGGCCGGGAACAAGGCCCCGTTCGCTGCTTCGCCCTACCAGCCCGTCAAAAACATGGCTGGAAACAAAGGATTCAGCCAGCAGATTCATATACAGCGGGTCAAAGGTATGCAGCTTCTGGTTAACCGGAAGCCGCAGCGTATCAATCTGCTTGTTGCTGCGGATTTCGGAATGATGCCCGAAATAGGCCAGCAGCCACCCCTGCAGCGTATTCTGAAGAGAGGAGGAGCGGGCATGTCCCCGAATGCCCTCGATGGCGCTGCCGATGTCCTTGCCGCTGATTGCCTGCTTCATGGACTCCAGGGCGATCTCCTCGGCATCCGCGAGGAACGTCAGCTTCGAGCGTTTGCCCCGGCCCCGGCTGGGGGTCCAGGCGATCCAGGCCAGTCCGGCCATTTTATTGATAATATGCAGGGCATTGCGGTGGGTGCAGCCCAGGGTGTACGCCAGCTCATCTAGAGTAACCTGGATTTCCGCCGGCCCTCCATGATGGGAGTGGAGCTTCAAAAATTGGCTGTGCAGCTTCATGCGTCCGGCTCTCCTTCATTAAAATAGGAAACAAACCCTTTTTTCTTTCTCTTTTTCTTCTTATTTTATCAGCTAGAATCAGGATAAGAAAGTAAGAAGATGGAGGTATTTACCATGGAAGATCAAACGGTACCGAAACCGGAGCGGGCTCTTCAGGCCCTGGGGGCGGCTTTTCTGCTCGCAGTCTTGAACCAGTATTTGTTTTACGGTAAAATGCCGGGAGTTTCCTATCCGCTTTTTGTATGTTTGTTTTATGTGTTTGTGCTCCACTTTGCCAAAGACAAGCTGCGCAAGCCTGCTGTTGTCAGCTATATCTGGCTGGGGGCGATTGTGCTGCTCTCCTTGACTTATGCGCTGTTCGCGAACTGGTTTTTCTTTGGGCTGAACCTGCTGGTCATTCCGGCGCTGATTCTATTACATATGACCTACATGCTTAGCTATAAGCTGCCGTCCTTGCGCGGTCCCCTGTTGATCGGGGCGGCGGCGGAGCATTTTTTTGCCCAGAGCCTGCGGCACTGGGGGACAGCTCCACGGATCATCCGCAGAATTTTCGGCGGGGCGAAGCTGCAGGACGAAAGGAAGCAAGTGGTGGTCAAAGTGCTGATCGGGCTGGGAATCTCTTTGCCGCTGCTGCTGATTGTAACATCACTGCTCTCCTCGGCGGACGGTGTGTTCCATGAACTGCTGGCGGGGATTCCGCAGCTGCTGGAACGGCTCTCCTTTGGTGAAGGGTTTGCGCGTCTGCTGTGGGTTCTCCTGCTGGGGACAGGTATGTTTGGCCTTCTCTGGGGCTTTGTCGATCACAAGGTGTATGTGTGGAACCCGAAGCCGGAGCTGAACATGGAGGAGGGATCTTCGGCAGCATCGCTCAATGAGCTGCTTCCCGGACCTTTGACGCTGAAAGTAGACCCGGTGATCCTCACAACCATTCTGACCGTCATCAATACGGTATACGTGCTGTTCGTAAGCTTGCAATTCTCTTACCTTTTCGGTGCCTGGGGTGGTATTCTGCCGGAGGGCAGCACCTATGCCGATTATGCGCGCAGCGGGTTCTTTGAGCTGATTCTGGTGACTTCGATCAATTTCGTTCTGCTGCTGCTGTCCCTGCATTCGACTGGCCCGGCCGCAGCCCGGCTGCGCAGAATCGTAAATATCCTGCTCTACATCCTGGTGCTCTGTTCTGTGATTATGCTCTATTCCGCCTATTCCCGGCTGGCCCTGTATGAGGAGGCTTACGGCTATACGTATATCCGGTTTCTGGTGCATGCGTTTATGATTTTTCTCGGACTGCTGCTGGTGCTGGCGGCGGTGCGGATCAGCCGGGTACAGTTTCCGCTTGCTCCGTGCTGTCTGGCTCTGGGGCTGTTTTCCTACGTGTTGATAAACTATATTGGCATGGATCACATTATCGCAAAACAAAATATCCAGCGCTATGAGACAAGCGGCATTCTCGACAGCAGTTATTTATCCAGGCTGTCACCGGACGTTACGCCGCTGCTGATCGGCTTCAGCAAGCAGGAAAACGGCAAGCTGGATGCGGTCCTGCGCGAAAAATGGGAAAACCGGACGCAGGCCGCGCGGACATGGCCATCTTTCAATGTGGCTAAGGCCCGTGCGGAGCGGGCGCTGGAGCATTATTTTGCCGAATAAAAACCTTCAACTGTGGCGGATTTGGAACGGGAGGACTGACCGATTGCAGGGGAGTTGGCTGCGCCGTGCATACTGTGTTACATTTAGTTCATTCGTGACCAAAGGTGGGAGGGAGCTGCCTGTGCAGTGGATTGCAGACCGGGAAAAGGTAAGTGCTTTGGCCGGGGAAAAGGGTCTGAAGGAGATCTTCAGCAGCGGGGCAATTGCCGGAATGGAGCTGCGGCGCTACAGTGACGGAGAGGCCATCTGCTCGGTGGGTGACCGGCTGGAGCATATGTTTTTACTGGTAGAGGGCCGGCTTAAGATTCATACGCTGCTGCCTAACGGAAAATCGCTGCTGGTCCGTTTTGCCCGGCCGATGTCGGTGATTGGAGATGTGGAGCTGCTGCGCCAATATTCGGTCAAAAATGAAGTGGTCTCGGTGGGGGAGAGCCTGCTGCTGGCTGCCGGAAGAGAGCTGGTGCTGAGGGAATTTGAGCAAAATACGGCGCTGCTGCGTTTTCTGGTCGGTGAGCTGAGCCACAAAATGTATACGCTGGGCCAGACTACGGCCCTTAATTTGCTCTATCCGCTGGAAAACCGCTTTGCCAGCTATCTGTTATCGCTGTTTGCCGACAGCGGCGGCCAGCGCGTGGAAGAAATCCGCACGTCTACACTCACCGAGACGGCAGATATGCTTGGGACCAGCTACCGGCATCTCAACCGGATCGTGCGCCGTTTTGTGGAGGAAGGCATCATTGAACGCAGGAAGGGAAGCCTGAGCGTGCTGGACCGGGACAAGCTGGCTCAATTGGCGAACGGCAATCTGTATGAATAGTCAAAACCGCCAGCTTTGGCATATTTGAAAGGAGAGAATAAGCATGTCAACCAGTTCAAACCACCATTTTAATTTGTCTCCGGAACAACGTGAGGGTCTGCTTGAAACTTTGAAAGCCCGTTTTGAGAAAAACATGAACCGCCATCAAGGCCTTGATTGGGCTAATGTACAAGCAAAGCTTGAAGCTCAGCCGGAAAAGCTATGGTCGCTTTATGAAATGGAAAGGACTGGCGGTGAACCGGATGTTGTTGGCCATGACCATGAGACGGACGGATATATTTTTTACGATTGTTCAGCGGAAAGTCCGAAAGGCCGCAGAAGTATTTGCTACGACCGTGAAGCGCTGGAGTCGCGCAAAGAACATAAGCCGCAAAATAACGCGATAGAAATGGCGGCTGCCATGGGCATTGAGCTTTTAACAGAAGCGCAATACCGGGAGATGCAGAAGCTTGGAAAATTCGATTTGAAGACGTCCAGCTGGGTGGAAACACCCGAGAGCATTAGAAAACTCGGCGGAGCCGTGTTTTGCGATCGCCGTTATGACACGGTCTTTATGTACCACAATGGAGCAGAATCCTATTATGGTGCCAGAGGGTTCCGCGGCTCTCTAAGGGTCTAGAATATCTGGCGAGCCCGACCGGCGCTTTCCCGCCGGAAGGGCCTTTTTCTTGCTGAGGCTTCTGCCGCTGCTCCAGGCAAAAGTGCTGCGAAAGAAATCGAAAATCGTAACAATGCACATACTATTCATAGAATTGGTCCTCGATCAAAATCTAGCGATAACTTATATTATTACCATAATTAGTTAGTTTGTTCATAGGAAAGCATCCGGGTTCGGTCCAGGCATCTTGCGATTGCGGTTTGTTGTTCTGCAGGTTTCGCAAGGGGGATCGTTCTTTTTTGCATTTTATGGACCGGGATAATGGGCAGCTGGCTGGTTAGCAGACTATAAATCGTAGGGGAGGGGGCATGAAAATTAAAGAGGTAAACGCAGCAAAACAGAAAAATATGAAAGCGCATACTTTTACGGAATAAACAATTATGGGAGGTGGGTGTCCATGTTAACAGGTAATAAAGCATCTGCCAGAAAAAGCCTGCTCGTGTACTGCCTGACTGCTGTTCTGTTCTTAGGCCAGCTGGCGCTGTTTCCGGCGGTCAGTTCGGCGGCGGGAAATCTGGCGGCAGGCAAGACGATGACAGCAAGCTCCGTTGGAGATGTATATGCTGCGTCCAATGCCGGAGATGGCAATCAAGCGACGTATTGGGAGAGCGCCAGCAATGCTTTTCCGGGGTGGCTCAAAGTGGATCTCGGGGCAAACAGCAGCGT
This genomic window contains:
- a CDS encoding DUF4256 domain-containing protein; its protein translation is MSTSSNHHFNLSPEQREGLLETLKARFEKNMNRHQGLDWANVQAKLEAQPEKLWSLYEMERTGGEPDVVGHDHETDGYIFYDCSAESPKGRRSICYDREALESRKEHKPQNNAIEMAAAMGIELLTEAQYREMQKLGKFDLKTSSWVETPESIRKLGGAVFCDRRYDTVFMYHNGAESYYGARGFRGSLRV
- a CDS encoding DUF4153 domain-containing protein, encoding MEDQTVPKPERALQALGAAFLLAVLNQYLFYGKMPGVSYPLFVCLFYVFVLHFAKDKLRKPAVVSYIWLGAIVLLSLTYALFANWFFFGLNLLVIPALILLHMTYMLSYKLPSLRGPLLIGAAAEHFFAQSLRHWGTAPRIIRRIFGGAKLQDERKQVVVKVLIGLGISLPLLLIVTSLLSSADGVFHELLAGIPQLLERLSFGEGFARLLWVLLLGTGMFGLLWGFVDHKVYVWNPKPELNMEEGSSAASLNELLPGPLTLKVDPVILTTILTVINTVYVLFVSLQFSYLFGAWGGILPEGSTYADYARSGFFELILVTSINFVLLLLSLHSTGPAAARLRRIVNILLYILVLCSVIMLYSAYSRLALYEEAYGYTYIRFLVHAFMIFLGLLLVLAAVRISRVQFPLAPCCLALGLFSYVLINYIGMDHIIAKQNIQRYETSGILDSSYLSRLSPDVTPLLIGFSKQENGKLDAVLREKWENRTQAARTWPSFNVAKARAERALEHYFAE
- a CDS encoding ABC transporter substrate-binding protein gives rise to the protein MKLHSQFLKLHSHHGGPAEIQVTLDELAYTLGCTHRNALHIINKMAGLAWIAWTPSRGRGKRSKLTFLADAEEIALESMKQAISGKDIGSAIEGIRGHARSSSLQNTLQGWLLAYFGHHSEIRSNKQIDTLRLPVNQKLHTFDPLYMNLLAESFVSSHVFDGLVGRSSERGLVPGLAHAWDVDSSRTEWTFHLRKEVLFHHGKVLSAEDVVYSLQRLMQTSQRTLYSSIFKEITGVEALNSTTVRIVLRKPNELFLPFLCTSRAAIVPRDMESGPESAFGRRPAGTGPFKLVEMSEELCVLEVFPYYFQGRAHLDRVEILHVPFGIEQAQPDTVSAFHVIPNPTSADASSWSRIHSESYVRKFVTCNTKKNGPLSDPLLRADLLSCLNEAASPSAPGTPEMQPIPLQIATIPQYLGDAEHIASRLVQHGYACSVLSVSPEEFKGPVRLQSDLIVFSLLRDQDEELRLFDLYQTLAQHVEPGIRADIEGTLNLISREPDPGARAEGFKQIEDKLTQDHQLHILYEKPVQTAYLPSVRGVTFNSQGWVDLRHLWFPRV
- a CDS encoding Crp/Fnr family transcriptional regulator; protein product: MQWIADREKVSALAGEKGLKEIFSSGAIAGMELRRYSDGEAICSVGDRLEHMFLLVEGRLKIHTLLPNGKSLLVRFARPMSVIGDVELLRQYSVKNEVVSVGESLLLAAGRELVLREFEQNTALLRFLVGELSHKMYTLGQTTALNLLYPLENRFASYLLSLFADSGGQRVEEIRTSTLTETADMLGTSYRHLNRIVRRFVEEGIIERRKGSLSVLDRDKLAQLANGNLYE